One Rubripirellula amarantea DNA segment encodes these proteins:
- a CDS encoding DUF3754 domain-containing protein yields the protein MSDSVADIAISPNDFGSSAGTGALTRSLGELSTSGFISEDAEHWAIEPYLPVEPHDCLQYLLSREELRRTMAADSVPLAIPEAMSDAAKQLVKADRKIEHIVCQRSSMDQSRFAKLYRSMDPDQECKSIAPTSTREPHDESCDLAEVGNAEVELTEEDRQKASSIDTTIQHCEHMLERAGYAKLDQEQIERCAGIASQWGVPLHVDFALFERLVVHARGDVVGTRVCRRLRKFYRRENVEVPIYQRMIILFQLRDDQDSDESLRSTDLHLRMFKNIPQQDIDMLLPGTRVRISGVDRVKIILPSLGGFLMSVRKIASYALLFAVLTLNWIAILVALVVGYAIKSFFSYFQTKNRYQLHLTRNLYFQKLDSNAGVAYHLASQAAAQQHNEMLVAYFAVLTHDDAISTRRLRRRCERIFREAVDLEVDFQVARAVTTLELSGLVKQTENGWVAN from the coding sequence ATGAGCGATTCTGTTGCCGACATAGCGATTTCGCCGAATGACTTCGGAAGCAGTGCGGGCACCGGTGCGCTGACGCGATCCTTGGGTGAATTGAGCACCTCGGGGTTCATTTCCGAGGATGCTGAACATTGGGCGATAGAACCGTACTTGCCAGTCGAGCCACATGACTGTCTGCAATACTTGCTCTCTCGTGAAGAGCTCCGTCGTACGATGGCAGCCGATTCAGTTCCCTTGGCTATCCCCGAAGCGATGTCGGACGCAGCCAAGCAACTTGTCAAAGCAGATCGAAAGATCGAGCACATTGTTTGTCAACGATCTTCAATGGACCAATCGCGATTTGCCAAGTTGTACCGTTCGATGGATCCCGACCAAGAATGCAAGTCCATTGCGCCAACGTCAACTCGCGAACCGCATGACGAATCATGCGACCTTGCGGAAGTCGGAAATGCCGAAGTCGAACTTACAGAAGAAGACCGCCAGAAAGCTTCCAGCATCGATACCACGATCCAGCACTGTGAGCACATGCTTGAACGCGCGGGATACGCCAAACTCGATCAAGAGCAAATTGAACGCTGCGCAGGCATTGCAAGTCAGTGGGGCGTTCCTTTGCACGTCGACTTTGCTTTGTTCGAGCGATTGGTCGTTCACGCGCGAGGCGATGTCGTGGGTACGAGAGTATGTCGTCGATTGCGGAAGTTTTATCGCCGAGAGAACGTCGAAGTCCCGATCTATCAGCGCATGATTATCCTGTTTCAATTACGGGACGATCAAGATAGCGATGAATCACTTCGCTCAACCGACCTGCACTTGCGGATGTTCAAGAACATCCCTCAACAAGACATCGACATGCTACTTCCCGGAACGCGGGTACGGATCTCGGGTGTCGATCGCGTTAAGATCATCCTGCCCAGCCTCGGTGGTTTCTTGATGTCGGTTCGTAAAATCGCCAGCTACGCTCTGTTATTCGCCGTGCTGACGCTCAACTGGATCGCGATTCTGGTGGCGCTAGTGGTGGGTTACGCAATTAAGAGCTTCTTCAGCTACTTTCAAACCAAGAACCGTTATCAATTGCACCTGACGCGGAATTTGTATTTCCAGAAACTTGATTCCAATGCCGGAGTCGCCTACCACCTTGCCTCGCAAGCCGCAGCCCAACAGCACAATGAAATGCTAGTAGCGTACTTCGCAGTTCTGACTCACGATGACGCAATTAGCACTCGTCGTCTTCGGCGACGTTGTGAACGTATATTTCGAGAAGCAGTCGATTTAGAAGTCGACTTCCAAGTCGCCCGCGCTGTCACAACACTCGAACTATCGGGGCTGGTCAAACAAACCGAAAACGGCTGGGTAGCAAACTAG
- a CDS encoding SMC-Scp complex subunit ScpB: MAQHFDSDEDQPQDSGFEIDPELLGDGLSLDDLGAAFVAAAAEQDPEAFASDPSDEIAEGHSEEIHDDDDFEASPLDEEESQADADLVTPEAIVEGALFVGHPENQPLTEERIAKLMRGVSPEEVVEIIDRLNASYKEHGQALRIVRDDFGFKMTVAPEVESVRREFLGKVRETRLSQSAVEVLALVAYQPGVTAQKVQDQRGRESNSLLNQLVRRQLLRMERVKPEGGGRAEPHYYPTERFLYLFGIESLDELPQVEEGLREG, from the coding sequence ATGGCACAACACTTTGATTCCGACGAAGATCAGCCACAGGACTCGGGGTTCGAGATTGATCCCGAGTTGCTTGGCGACGGGTTGAGCTTGGACGATTTGGGAGCCGCCTTCGTAGCGGCTGCCGCCGAGCAAGATCCCGAAGCCTTCGCGTCAGATCCAAGTGACGAGATTGCGGAAGGTCATAGTGAGGAAATCCATGATGACGATGATTTCGAGGCATCGCCGCTCGACGAGGAAGAGTCGCAAGCCGATGCAGACTTGGTGACGCCCGAGGCGATCGTAGAAGGTGCCTTATTCGTCGGTCATCCCGAGAACCAACCACTCACCGAAGAACGCATCGCGAAATTAATGCGAGGAGTTTCGCCGGAAGAGGTTGTTGAAATCATTGACCGACTGAATGCGTCTTACAAAGAACACGGGCAAGCGTTACGAATCGTTCGCGATGACTTCGGGTTTAAGATGACCGTTGCTCCTGAGGTTGAAAGCGTTCGACGCGAATTCCTGGGAAAGGTTCGCGAAACTCGTTTGAGTCAATCCGCCGTCGAAGTACTCGCTTTGGTAGCGTATCAACCTGGGGTGACCGCCCAAAAAGTCCAAGACCAACGTGGTCGTGAAAGCAACTCGTTGCTGAATCAATTAGTTCGACGACAGTTGTTGCGGATGGAGCGCGTGAAGCCCGAAGGTGGCGGGCGCGCTGAACCACACTACTACCCCACCGAACGATTCTTGTACTTGTTCGGCATCGAATCACTCGATGAACTTCCGCAGGTTGAGGAAGGTTTGCGCGAAGGCTAG
- a CDS encoding SDR family oxidoreductase — protein sequence MSVLEGKIVAITGGGTGIGAGIARVLAKAGCRVTIGGRRLEPLQKVAESIDGGTPIRTKTIDVADPESIKAFFSDIRETVGDVDILVNSAGINIQKRTMAEMVPEDWDRVMQVNASGAYRCIYEVLPAMRERKDGVIINISSVAGKRAITLGGVVYCASKFAMTALGTAISNEVSNEGVRVTNVYPGEVNTPILENRPTPVSQEHKDAILQPEDIASLVLGICMLPPRAHVPEIVIKPTIQQWV from the coding sequence GTGAGCGTATTGGAAGGAAAGATTGTAGCCATCACCGGTGGTGGTACTGGGATTGGAGCAGGCATCGCACGCGTATTAGCCAAAGCTGGGTGTCGCGTCACCATCGGTGGCCGACGTCTTGAGCCGCTGCAAAAAGTCGCGGAATCGATCGACGGCGGTACTCCCATTCGAACCAAGACAATCGACGTGGCTGATCCGGAAAGTATCAAGGCTTTCTTTTCCGACATTCGCGAAACCGTGGGAGACGTCGATATTCTGGTCAACAGTGCCGGCATCAATATTCAAAAACGAACGATGGCCGAAATGGTGCCCGAGGATTGGGACCGCGTGATGCAGGTCAACGCCAGCGGAGCGTATCGCTGTATCTATGAAGTCTTGCCCGCGATGCGTGAACGCAAAGACGGCGTCATCATCAATATTTCCTCGGTTGCCGGCAAACGTGCCATCACACTTGGTGGCGTCGTTTATTGTGCCAGCAAGTTTGCCATGACTGCGCTGGGCACGGCTATCTCTAATGAAGTCAGCAACGAAGGCGTCCGTGTGACCAACGTTTACCCGGGCGAAGTGAACACGCCGATCTTGGAAAACCGCCCCACGCCGGTTTCGCAAGAACACAAGGATGCAATCCTGCAGCCCGAGGACATTGCTTCGCTCGTTCTGGGGATTTGCATGCTTCCTCCTCGCGCTCACGTACCTGAGATCGTCATCAAACCTACGATTCAACAGTGGGTTTGA